The following are encoded in a window of Candidatus Methylomirabilota bacterium genomic DNA:
- a CDS encoding translation initiation factor IF-2, producing MIRAYDLAKALGISSKELLERLEQSGLHLKSHSSNVDEDQVRSLLDVAAREKKGRPKPKSHEVPASTRVTPVERKRPRTGKAEAPAPVPETPTPRPARPKSVEAKTVSEATPLSERITPAERASPVGQKGPHRPKAEAPQQPSQATAVMKPPPSVPTEPVRQAAAPAPRVKEAPSRAAGPPAPGAVPGQRATVIPAAPEPQVQAEQVQRESPVPTRPIVKMAETITVKELADGIAMSPSEIIKQLIKMGIMTTINQPLDVEIVKRAADRIGFSVEVMPLEEAATGAEEREDPSLLLPRSPVVTIMGHVDHGKTSLLDAIRQTNVIASEAGGITQHIGAYQVDLPGGKITFLDTPGHEAFTAMRARGAQATDIVVLVVAADDGVMPQTLEAISHAKDAGVPILVAVNKIDKPGADPNRVMQQLAEQGLVPEEWGGQTIFVEVSAKKKIGIDHLLEMLLLLAEIQELKANPHKAAKGVIIEAELDRGRGPVATVLVQQGTLKVGDVLVAGLHSGRVRAMNNDKGKRVQTAGPATPVEVLGLSGVPMAGDTFVVVSDERKGRQIALSRQQKHREETILTKHHVTLEDLHRRIQEGEVKELRMIIKGDVQGSIGPFRESLGRIGSDAVRLKVIHASVGAITETDVMLASASNAIIVGFHVRPEPKAQKLAEQEGVEIRLYTVIYNAINEIRQAMEGLLEPTYVERPIGRVEVRQVFAVPKVGTIAGSMVVEGKVCRDSQIRLIRDGKVVHKGRVGSLRRFKEDVREVQNGFECGVGLVNFNDVKVGDVLDVFELESIAQKLS from the coding sequence ATGATAAGGGCGTACGATCTGGCGAAAGCGCTTGGGATATCAAGTAAAGAGCTGCTTGAGCGGCTTGAGCAGTCCGGCCTGCACCTCAAGAGTCACAGCAGTAACGTCGACGAGGATCAGGTGAGATCGCTCCTGGATGTTGCTGCGCGCGAGAAGAAAGGTCGGCCGAAGCCCAAATCACACGAGGTGCCCGCATCGACCCGCGTGACGCCGGTAGAACGTAAACGTCCCAGGACGGGAAAGGCTGAAGCGCCGGCGCCGGTTCCCGAGACACCAACGCCCAGACCCGCTCGACCCAAGTCCGTCGAAGCGAAGACGGTGTCCGAGGCCACGCCCCTGTCTGAACGAATCACACCGGCCGAACGAGCAAGCCCGGTTGGGCAGAAGGGGCCGCACCGACCGAAGGCCGAAGCTCCCCAGCAGCCGTCTCAGGCAACAGCCGTCATGAAGCCGCCGCCCTCGGTCCCGACAGAGCCTGTTCGCCAGGCTGCGGCTCCGGCCCCGCGCGTCAAGGAGGCGCCGTCCAGGGCCGCAGGTCCACCTGCGCCTGGTGCCGTACCCGGGCAGAGGGCGACCGTGATACCGGCGGCGCCGGAGCCGCAGGTACAGGCCGAGCAGGTTCAGCGCGAGTCCCCGGTCCCGACACGTCCGATCGTGAAGATGGCGGAGACCATCACCGTCAAGGAGCTGGCCGACGGCATCGCGATGAGCCCCAGCGAGATCATCAAGCAATTGATCAAGATGGGGATTATGACCACGATCAACCAGCCGCTGGACGTGGAGATCGTCAAGCGCGCCGCCGACCGGATCGGGTTCTCAGTAGAAGTCATGCCGCTGGAGGAGGCGGCAACCGGGGCGGAGGAGCGCGAGGACCCTTCGCTGCTGTTGCCCAGGTCGCCGGTGGTGACGATCATGGGCCATGTCGATCACGGCAAGACCTCGCTGCTGGATGCGATTCGGCAGACCAATGTCATCGCCTCGGAGGCCGGGGGGATTACTCAGCACATCGGCGCCTATCAGGTCGATCTGCCGGGCGGGAAGATCACGTTTCTGGATACGCCGGGCCACGAGGCGTTCACCGCCATGCGGGCGCGTGGAGCGCAGGCAACCGATATTGTCGTCCTGGTCGTCGCGGCGGATGATGGGGTCATGCCTCAGACGCTGGAGGCGATCAGCCACGCGAAGGATGCGGGCGTCCCGATCCTGGTCGCGGTCAACAAGATCGACAAGCCGGGGGCGGATCCGAACCGTGTCATGCAACAGTTGGCGGAACAGGGTCTGGTTCCGGAAGAGTGGGGAGGTCAGACAATCTTTGTGGAGGTCTCGGCCAAGAAAAAGATCGGCATCGACCACCTACTCGAGATGCTCTTGCTGTTGGCCGAGATTCAAGAGTTGAAGGCGAACCCGCACAAGGCGGCGAAAGGTGTCATCATCGAGGCCGAGCTGGATCGTGGTCGGGGTCCGGTGGCGACCGTGTTGGTGCAGCAGGGTACGCTGAAGGTGGGGGACGTCCTGGTCGCCGGACTGCACTCCGGTCGGGTACGGGCCATGAACAACGATAAGGGCAAGAGGGTCCAGACGGCCGGACCTGCGACCCCGGTTGAGGTACTGGGCCTTTCGGGCGTCCCCATGGCCGGTGATACGTTTGTTGTTGTGTCCGATGAACGAAAAGGGCGACAGATCGCCCTCAGCCGACAGCAGAAACATCGCGAGGAGACGATCCTTACGAAGCATCATGTGACCCTGGAGGATCTGCACCGTCGCATCCAGGAGGGCGAGGTTAAAGAGCTTCGGATGATCATCAAGGGGGACGTTCAGGGCTCCATCGGGCCGTTTCGTGAATCGTTGGGACGGATCGGCAGCGATGCGGTTCGATTGAAGGTCATCCATGCGTCGGTCGGCGCCATCACCGAGACCGATGTGATGCTGGCGTCGGCCTCGAATGCGATCATCGTCGGATTCCACGTGCGTCCGGAACCGAAGGCCCAGAAGCTGGCCGAACAGGAGGGCGTAGAGATCCGGCTGTATACCGTCATCTATAACGCGATCAACGAGATCCGGCAGGCGATGGAGGGTCTGCTGGAGCCGACGTATGTCGAGCGCCCCATCGGTCGTGTGGAGGTGCGTCAGGTCTTTGCGGTCCCGAAGGTAGGGACCATCGCCGGCTCGATGGTTGTGGAAGGGAAGGTCTGTCGGGACAGTCAGATTCGTCTTATCCGGGACGGCAAGGTCGTTCACAAGGGGCGGGTCGGATCGCTTCGTCGGTTCAAAGAGGATGTTCGTGAGGTGCAAAACGGATTTGAATGTGGCGTCGGTCTGGTGAACTTTAACGACGTCAAGGTTGGTGATGTCCTGGACGTGTTCGAACTGGAATCGATCGCTCAAAAACTGTCATAG
- a CDS encoding DUF503 domain-containing protein, with translation MTVGTCRVELYLAGNNSLKGKRRVIKSMKDRIRGRFNVSVAEVDRLDEWQRATLGIACISNSSRLVDETLTKVVNLIETDAEALILDYEIELMAQ, from the coding sequence ATGACCGTTGGAACGTGCCGCGTCGAGTTATATCTGGCCGGTAATAACTCCCTGAAGGGTAAGCGACGGGTTATCAAGAGCATGAAGGATCGTATCCGGGGCCGCTTCAACGTCTCGGTTGCCGAGGTCGATCGTCTCGACGAATGGCAACGCGCGACGCTGGGAATCGCCTGCATCAGCAATAGTTCCCGATTGGTGGACGAGACCCTGACCAAGGTAGTGAACCTTATCGAAACCGACGCCGAGGCCTTGATTCTCGATTATGAGATCGAGCTGATGGCCCAGTAA
- a CDS encoding 30S ribosome-binding factor RbfA, translated as MVGSHSTLNTQHSHASGGTGMQGRRADRVGALIQEELSRLILQSVKDPRVRCVTVTRVRVSDDLEHARIYVASMGGDENRRREALVGLKCAAGFLRGELGRRLCLRYIPELLFFLDDSLEQEMHLAELFRQIEATGTKEP; from the coding sequence ATGGTTGGGAGTCACTCAACACTGAACACTCAACACTCCCACGCTTCGGGGGGGACGGGGATGCAAGGTAGACGGGCCGATCGGGTCGGCGCATTGATACAGGAAGAGCTGAGCCGTCTGATCCTCCAGTCGGTGAAGGATCCGAGGGTTCGGTGTGTGACGGTCACCCGCGTCAGGGTAAGCGATGATCTGGAACACGCCCGGATCTATGTTGCCTCAATGGGTGGCGACGAGAACCGGCGCCGGGAGGCGCTGGTTGGTCTGAAGTGTGCGGCCGGCTTTCTCCGCGGAGAATTGGGACGCCGGTTGTGCCTGCGCTACATCCCGGAGTTACTCTTTTTCCTCGATGATTCGCTGGAGCAAGAGATGCATCTGGCCGAGCTGTTCCGGCAGATCGAGGCGACAGGGACAAAGGAGCCATAA
- a CDS encoding PHP domain-containing protein, protein MASRVDLHLHTTASDGALRPNELVRAADSIGIRVIAVTDHDSVNGIAEAQEAALDLALEVIPGIEISASLDRDDIHVLGYLLDPNEPSLQTALRRLREDRLAQARAMVERLGALGHPLEWDRVMAIADGGSVGRPHIAKALVERGAVATVDEAFSQFLRRGGPGYVEGPTILPQEAVELIRGAHGLPSLAHPIIVGASDYHPDLERLLPILKEAGLEGIETYYKGYTPEITASLLAIVDQYRLIPTGGSDFHGGGVVADAELGGVEVPWESVERLRSRRQELDARRVTAN, encoded by the coding sequence ATGGCGAGCCGTGTCGATCTGCATCTGCATACTACGGCCTCTGATGGCGCGCTTCGGCCCAACGAGCTGGTGCGGGCCGCCGACTCCATCGGGATCCGCGTCATCGCGGTCACCGACCACGACAGTGTGAACGGAATCGCCGAGGCGCAAGAGGCTGCCTTAGACCTGGCCCTCGAGGTGATCCCGGGAATCGAGATCAGCGCAAGTCTGGACCGCGACGATATCCATGTCCTGGGTTATCTGCTGGATCCGAACGAGCCGTCCCTGCAGACGGCTCTCCGCCGGCTTCGCGAGGACCGACTTGCTCAGGCCCGCGCCATGGTCGAGCGACTGGGCGCGCTCGGCCATCCGCTTGAGTGGGATCGTGTGATGGCCATTGCCGACGGGGGATCGGTCGGACGGCCGCACATCGCGAAGGCCCTGGTAGAGCGCGGCGCCGTTGCCACCGTGGATGAGGCATTCTCGCAGTTTCTGCGGCGGGGGGGTCCGGGCTATGTCGAAGGCCCGACGATCCTCCCGCAAGAGGCAGTCGAGCTCATCAGGGGGGCTCACGGTCTACCCTCTCTGGCGCACCCGATCATTGTGGGGGCCAGCGACTACCATCCGGATCTCGAGCGATTGCTCCCGATATTGAAGGAGGCGGGCCTGGAGGGGATTGAGACCTACTATAAAGGGTATACCCCGGAGATCACCGCCTCCCTGCTCGCTATTGTCGACCAATATCGATTGATCCCCACTGGTGGGAGCGATTTCCACGGCGGTGGGGTTGTTGCCGACGCCGAGTTAGGCGGGGTTGAGGTACCCTGGGAGAGTGTCGAGCGTTTGCGGAGCAGAAGACAGGAATTGGATGCACGGCGGGTGACCGCCAACTAA
- the truB gene encoding tRNA pseudouridine(55) synthase TruB, with protein MELSGVLNINKPSGMTSHDVVDVVRRLLKMRRVGHTGTLDPRATGVLPLCIGRATRIAQFLTQADKEYLITMRLGITTDTLDADGKVLSTTDHVDVDPARLREVLDSFVGEIQQVPPLFSAKKHHGERLYRLARRGETVERQPIAVRIHELTLLECDVPFVRFRVSCSKGTYARTLCDDVGRILGCGAHLYALTRVRSGRFLIDEALTLEQLEQAVVEDRIRDVLIPIGEALGHLPMVRIHPESSRCVVQGVGMAAGALLSFPVEVEKGDLVRVLGYRRQLLSLAEATVTGREFPAVDPRRIVLRPVRVLAGQ; from the coding sequence ATGGAACTGAGCGGAGTCTTGAATATCAATAAGCCAAGTGGGATGACCTCCCATGACGTGGTGGACGTGGTGCGGCGTCTGCTGAAGATGCGCCGCGTCGGCCACACCGGTACGCTTGATCCGAGGGCGACCGGTGTGCTGCCGTTGTGTATCGGACGGGCCACTCGAATCGCGCAATTTCTCACCCAGGCGGATAAAGAGTATCTGATCACGATGCGGCTCGGTATCACGACGGACACCCTGGATGCGGACGGCAAGGTGCTGTCGACAACCGATCATGTCGATGTCGACCCTGCCCGACTGCGGGAGGTCTTGGACAGCTTTGTGGGAGAGATCCAGCAGGTGCCGCCCCTGTTCTCTGCGAAGAAGCATCACGGGGAGCGGCTCTATCGTCTGGCTCGCCGGGGTGAGACGGTTGAACGGCAGCCGATTGCGGTGCGGATCCATGAGCTGACATTGCTGGAGTGCGACGTGCCCTTCGTCCGGTTCCGCGTCAGTTGCTCGAAGGGGACGTACGCGCGCACCCTGTGTGATGACGTCGGTCGCATCCTGGGATGCGGGGCGCACCTGTATGCGTTGACCCGTGTCCGGTCCGGCCGCTTCCTGATTGACGAGGCGCTGACGCTGGAGCAGCTTGAGCAGGCCGTCGTAGAAGACCGTATTCGCGATGTGTTGATTCCAATCGGCGAGGCGTTGGGCCATCTCCCGATGGTCAGGATCCACCCCGAGTCCTCTCGATGCGTGGTCCAGGGGGTCGGAATGGCGGCCGGCGCGCTGTTAAGCTTTCCTGTCGAGGTGGAAAAGGGGGACCTTGTCCGGGTCCTGGGATACCGGCGCCAACTGTTGTCGCTGGCTGAGGCGACGGTGACCGGCCGGGAATTCCCCGCGGTCGATCCGCGCCGGATCGTATTGCGGCCGGTACGGGTCCTTGCCGGCCAATGA
- a CDS encoding riboflavin biosynthesis protein RibF: MIVVERIEDLEGAYPSSAVAVGTFDGVHLGHREILSRVVRRARRDGETAVVFTFVRHPLEVVNPLNTPPLITPLSIKRDILAAIGIDLTIAVDFTPSLAATSPRDFVTRYLVDRLGARFVCIGYDFAFGRARAGSVELLRALGAEHGFELEVVPAMTVDGHVVSSTSIRRLLARGDLYRATRLLGRPYAIRGVVERGARRGRALGYPTANLPVTSDVMVPDGVYAGQAWIKQGLHKALINIGRAPTFGNEARRVEVHLLKAQEEELYGETMTLFFIERLRDERRFDDPSLLQTQIDCDKRAAEAVLAAFPRFAPEEWALLQGGPVLSYSRFQVSIE; this comes from the coding sequence ATGATTGTTGTCGAGCGTATTGAGGATCTGGAGGGTGCGTATCCCTCGTCAGCGGTGGCGGTCGGGACATTCGACGGGGTGCATCTCGGACATCGCGAGATTTTGAGCCGCGTGGTGCGGCGTGCTCGTCGGGATGGGGAGACGGCGGTTGTTTTTACCTTCGTGCGACATCCGCTGGAGGTGGTCAATCCACTCAACACCCCGCCCCTTATTACGCCGCTCTCGATTAAACGCGACATCCTGGCGGCGATCGGCATCGATCTCACGATCGCCGTCGACTTTACCCCGTCCCTGGCCGCGACCTCTCCGCGCGATTTCGTCACGCGCTACCTGGTTGATCGACTCGGAGCGCGGTTTGTGTGTATCGGGTATGACTTCGCCTTCGGGCGGGCCCGGGCGGGATCGGTGGAACTGCTCAGGGCGCTCGGTGCGGAGCATGGGTTCGAACTTGAGGTGGTCCCCGCGATGACGGTTGACGGCCACGTGGTGAGTTCCACCTCCATCCGCCGTCTACTTGCACGGGGAGATCTGTACCGAGCGACGCGCCTGTTGGGGCGACCGTACGCGATTCGGGGGGTCGTTGAACGCGGCGCCAGACGGGGCAGGGCGCTGGGCTATCCGACGGCCAATCTCCCCGTCACGTCGGATGTCATGGTACCGGATGGCGTCTACGCCGGCCAGGCGTGGATCAAACAGGGGCTGCACAAGGCGCTGATCAACATCGGGCGGGCCCCAACCTTCGGCAATGAGGCGAGACGGGTGGAGGTCCACCTGCTGAAGGCCCAGGAAGAGGAATTGTACGGAGAGACGATGACACTCTTCTTCATTGAACGCCTGCGGGACGAGCGGCGTTTTGACGACCCGTCATTGCTCCAGACCCAGATCGACTGCGACAAGCGGGCGGCGGAGGCGGTATTGGCCGCTTTCCCGCGGTTTGCACCGGAAGAATGGGCTTTACTCCAGGGTGGGCCTGTGCTATCGTACTCGCGGTTTCAGGTATCTATTGAATAA
- a CDS encoding 30S ribosomal protein S15: MGKASTNKHEIIGQYRLHETDSGSPDVQIALLTGRIGYLTEHLNSHKKDFHSRRGLLRLVARRRKLLDYLKSKDTNRYKQIIERLGIRK; the protein is encoded by the coding sequence GTGGGCAAGGCGTCTACAAACAAGCACGAGATCATCGGACAGTATCGGCTGCATGAGACCGACTCCGGCTCGCCGGATGTACAGATTGCGCTCCTCACCGGACGGATCGGCTATCTGACCGAACATCTGAACAGCCACAAGAAGGATTTCCACTCCAGACGGGGGCTGCTCCGCCTCGTCGCACGGCGCCGGAAGCTCTTGGATTACCTCAAGAGCAAAGACACCAACAGATACAAGCAGATCATCGAAAGGTTGGGAATCCGTAAATGA
- the pnp gene encoding polyribonucleotide nucleotidyltransferase, with translation MSCRVERIIEGKPLRIETGRVARQADGAVLVQYGDTVVLVTVVASKQARQGIDFFPLTVDYQERAYAAGKIPGGFFKREGKPHDKETLTSRLIDRPLRPLFPDGYRQDVQIIATVLSADQQNDPDVLAVLGASAALSIAPIPFLGPIGAVRVGRVGGRLLLNPTYGQMQESDIDMVVAGTRNAVVMLEAGANEVPEDAMVEAIEFGHKGMQPLIDMVLELAHALRIEKAPFQVAPPDPDLRDRVSAMVRQGLRALAGVAEKEEHRSRRQQLFDEVMAAFADEPDNRKSTVGGLFEAIEHEELRRMILEEGRRADGRSLEQVRPITAEVGVLPRTHGSALFTRGQTQALVTTTLGTSEDEQRLDDLEGEATKRFMLHYNFPPFSVGEVRFMRGPGRREIGHGALAERALLAALPPKEEFSYTLRIVSDILESNGSSSMATVCGASLSLMDAGVPIRSAVAGVAMGLVVEGEQTAILTDIIGLEDHLGDMDFKVAGTRKGITALQLDIKTQGIAPSLMPKAMGQARRARLHILDQMDQAIATPRSTISAYAPRIITLMIPVDKIRDVIGPGGKVIRGIVADSGAKIDVSDDGRVEIASVDGEAAQKALSIISKIVEVPEVGKVYQGKVVKIMDFGAFVQILPGTDGLLHISQIAEHRVKRVEDVLAEGDEVAVKVIDVDKNGKIRLSRKEVLQAEAQVKTEQRPS, from the coding sequence ATGAGCTGTCGGGTTGAGCGGATCATCGAAGGTAAACCGTTACGTATCGAGACCGGGCGTGTGGCCAGGCAGGCCGATGGCGCCGTGTTGGTTCAGTATGGCGATACGGTTGTGCTGGTCACGGTCGTAGCATCAAAACAGGCGCGGCAGGGGATCGATTTCTTTCCACTCACCGTCGATTATCAGGAGCGGGCCTACGCAGCCGGAAAAATTCCGGGCGGTTTTTTCAAGCGTGAGGGTAAACCCCACGACAAGGAAACCCTGACCTCACGCCTGATCGATCGTCCACTCCGCCCCCTCTTCCCGGACGGCTATCGACAGGATGTGCAGATCATTGCGACGGTCCTGTCGGCCGACCAGCAGAACGATCCCGACGTCCTCGCGGTATTAGGCGCCTCCGCTGCGCTCAGCATCGCGCCGATCCCGTTTTTGGGTCCGATCGGGGCGGTCCGCGTGGGCCGGGTCGGGGGCAGATTGCTCCTGAACCCCACCTATGGCCAGATGCAGGAATCGGACATCGATATGGTGGTCGCGGGGACCAGGAATGCCGTAGTCATGCTGGAGGCCGGCGCCAACGAGGTCCCGGAGGACGCCATGGTTGAGGCGATCGAGTTCGGTCATAAGGGGATGCAGCCCTTGATCGACATGGTGCTGGAGCTGGCTCATGCGCTCCGGATCGAAAAGGCGCCCTTCCAGGTCGCGCCCCCGGATCCGGACCTGCGTGATCGTGTCAGCGCCATGGTCCGTCAGGGACTCCGGGCGTTGGCCGGCGTTGCCGAGAAGGAGGAGCACCGCAGCCGTCGGCAGCAGCTCTTTGATGAGGTGATGGCGGCGTTTGCCGACGAGCCGGACAACCGGAAGTCGACGGTCGGTGGACTGTTTGAGGCCATCGAGCATGAGGAGTTGCGTCGCATGATTCTGGAAGAGGGGCGGCGGGCAGACGGACGGTCGCTGGAGCAGGTCCGACCGATCACCGCCGAGGTCGGCGTCCTGCCCAGAACGCACGGGTCGGCCCTCTTTACCAGGGGTCAGACGCAGGCGCTTGTGACCACGACGCTCGGGACATCGGAGGACGAACAGCGTCTGGACGACCTTGAAGGAGAGGCCACCAAACGGTTTATGCTTCATTACAACTTTCCGCCGTTCAGTGTCGGCGAGGTCAGGTTCATGCGCGGTCCCGGACGGCGCGAGATCGGACACGGGGCATTGGCCGAGCGGGCGCTCCTCGCGGCACTGCCGCCGAAAGAGGAGTTCTCGTATACCCTTCGCATCGTGTCGGATATTCTCGAATCGAATGGATCGTCCTCGATGGCGACGGTGTGCGGGGCGAGCCTCAGCCTGATGGATGCAGGCGTGCCGATCCGATCGGCGGTGGCGGGGGTCGCGATGGGGCTTGTCGTCGAGGGCGAGCAGACCGCGATTCTTACCGATATCATCGGACTTGAGGACCACCTTGGCGATATGGATTTCAAGGTCGCCGGGACCCGCAAGGGGATTACGGCACTGCAACTGGACATCAAGACCCAGGGGATTGCGCCGAGCCTCATGCCGAAGGCGATGGGACAGGCCAGGCGCGCCCGTTTGCACATCCTGGACCAGATGGACCAAGCCATTGCCACACCGCGGTCGACTATCTCGGCCTATGCGCCGCGCATCATTACGTTGATGATCCCGGTCGATAAGATCCGCGATGTCATCGGTCCGGGCGGCAAGGTGATTCGAGGGATTGTGGCGGACTCCGGGGCCAAGATCGATGTGTCGGACGACGGGCGGGTCGAGATCGCCTCGGTCGACGGAGAGGCCGCGCAGAAGGCGTTGTCGATCATCAGCAAGATTGTCGAGGTTCCCGAGGTCGGGAAGGTCTATCAAGGGAAGGTCGTCAAGATCATGGACTTTGGCGCCTTCGTACAGATCTTGCCGGGAACCGATGGCCTGCTGCACATCTCACAGATTGCCGAGCACCGGGTCAAACGGGTCGAGGATGTCCTGGCGGAAGGGGATGAGGTCGCGGTCAAGGTGATCGATGTCGACAAGAACGGAAAGATCCGGTTGAGTCGGAAAGAGGTGTTGCAGGCGGAGGCGCAGGTCAAGACGGAGCAAAGGCCGTCGTAA
- a CDS encoding peptidase M16, with translation MGRLSYNRQVLPNGMVVLSERMPAVKSATIGVWVRVGSRDEAAEAAGISHFIEHMLFKGTGRRSAQEIAAAIDAVGGTLDAFTSRETTCFYAKVLGEHLPLAIDLLSDTFLHSNLDPKDIERERDVVLQEIKMVEDTPDDLVHDLFAEAIWSDHPVARPILGRKETVRAFTRDDVRGHMERFYRPDRTIVVAAGDLEHERLVDLVVGAFNGFEGRSVHTDLPPPSCTAAVRVEERDTAQLHLCLGVDGLPHAHRDRYALYLLNAMLGGSMSSRLFQEVREKRGLAYSIYSYQASYRDCGLLVVYAGTDPDSSSQVVDLIRAECARLRNEPIDPVDLQRAKDQLKGNLLLGLEGTGSRMTRLAKTEIYFEGTYSLDDIIAGIDAVSMDQFESLTRRILRDEAFAITTIGPVAQAALLS, from the coding sequence ATGGGCCGTCTCTCCTATAATCGTCAGGTGTTGCCGAACGGGATGGTCGTGCTCAGCGAGCGGATGCCCGCCGTCAAGTCGGCGACTATCGGCGTCTGGGTCCGGGTCGGGTCGCGGGATGAGGCGGCCGAGGCGGCCGGCATCTCGCATTTTATCGAGCACATGCTTTTCAAGGGGACCGGGCGGCGCAGCGCGCAGGAGATCGCCGCCGCCATCGACGCCGTCGGCGGCACGCTTGACGCCTTCACCAGCCGTGAGACCACCTGTTTCTATGCCAAGGTCCTCGGTGAGCACCTCCCTCTGGCGATCGATCTCCTGTCTGACACCTTTCTTCACTCCAATCTTGACCCCAAGGATATCGAGCGGGAGCGGGACGTCGTCCTCCAGGAGATCAAGATGGTGGAGGATACCCCAGACGACCTGGTCCACGACCTCTTTGCGGAGGCGATCTGGAGCGATCACCCGGTGGCCAGACCGATCCTTGGGCGGAAGGAGACCGTACGAGCGTTTACGCGGGACGATGTGCGCGGCCATATGGAGCGTTTCTACCGGCCTGACCGCACCATCGTTGTCGCAGCGGGCGATCTGGAGCATGAGCGGCTGGTCGACCTGGTGGTCGGGGCATTCAACGGGTTTGAAGGCCGATCGGTCCATACCGATCTGCCGCCGCCGAGCTGCACGGCGGCGGTCAGGGTGGAGGAGCGCGATACGGCCCAGCTTCACCTCTGTCTCGGGGTGGATGGCCTGCCGCACGCGCACCGGGATCGGTACGCGCTCTATTTGCTCAACGCCATGTTGGGCGGCAGCATGAGCTCCCGACTCTTTCAGGAGGTGCGGGAAAAGCGAGGGCTTGCGTATTCGATCTACTCCTACCAGGCATCCTATCGCGATTGTGGTCTGCTGGTCGTCTATGCCGGCACCGATCCGGATTCCTCCAGCCAGGTCGTCGACCTGATTCGGGCCGAGTGCGCCCGTTTACGCAACGAACCGATCGATCCGGTCGATCTCCAGCGGGCAAAGGATCAGTTGAAGGGGAATCTGCTGCTCGGTCTGGAGGGGACCGGCAGTCGGATGACGCGTCTGGCAAAGACCGAGATCTATTTCGAGGGTACCTATAGCCTGGATGATATCATCGCCGGGATCGATGCGGTGTCCATGGATCAGTTCGAGTCGCTGACGAGGCGGATCCTGCGTGACGAGGCGTTTGCTATCACGACCATCGGTCCTGTTGCTCAGGCGGCCCTCCTGTCATAA